From a region of the Paenibacillus lutimineralis genome:
- a CDS encoding L-cystine transporter, protein MTVEGETEVETIQVILNVVVMLALIGLLLWMQKKHISFTKRVFTGLGLGLVFGVVLQAIYTSSSDVLAKSSDWFNLVGRGYVGLLQMVVIPLIMVSIISAIMKLKGKQNLGKMTALIIATLLITTAIAATVSIVTSLSFDLKAIQIEAGQKEQERGAKLEERVGDVADKTIPQYVLDFIPTNPFADMAGSRSSSTMAVVIFSAFIGVAVLGIDRKKPEQAETFRKIVESVYAVVMRIVTLVLRLTPYGILALITNVVATTNPQEILKLIKFVGASYVALIVMFIIHLIILALFGYNPIQYVRKVFPTLVFAFTSRSSIATIPLNVETQTKRLGVPEGVANLSASFGSMIGQNGCAGIYPAMLAVMIAPTVGINPMSWDFIITLILVVVISSFGVAGVGGGATFASLIVLSTMNLPVGLAGLLISVEPLIDMGRTTLNVNDSIVAGVVTGKVLGENDKDVFKQNVELDAVQA, encoded by the coding sequence ATGACAGTTGAGGGGGAGACAGAAGTGGAAACCATTCAAGTCATTCTGAATGTTGTCGTTATGCTTGCATTAATCGGGCTGTTGCTCTGGATGCAGAAGAAGCATATTTCTTTTACAAAGCGAGTATTTACCGGTCTTGGATTGGGGCTCGTATTTGGGGTTGTATTACAAGCTATCTATACTTCCAGCTCTGATGTGCTGGCCAAATCGTCGGATTGGTTCAATCTTGTCGGACGGGGTTATGTCGGCTTATTGCAAATGGTCGTTATCCCGCTGATTATGGTATCGATCATCTCTGCGATTATGAAATTGAAGGGCAAACAGAATTTGGGCAAGATGACTGCTCTGATTATTGCTACATTGCTGATAACAACAGCAATCGCTGCGACCGTAAGTATCGTTACTAGCCTTAGCTTCGATCTGAAGGCAATTCAAATTGAAGCGGGCCAGAAAGAACAGGAGCGCGGAGCGAAGCTTGAAGAGCGTGTCGGCGATGTAGCCGATAAGACGATCCCGCAGTATGTCCTGGATTTCATCCCAACGAATCCGTTTGCGGATATGGCTGGTTCACGTAGTTCTTCGACAATGGCCGTCGTGATTTTCTCAGCGTTTATTGGTGTTGCTGTACTTGGAATAGACCGGAAGAAGCCAGAACAGGCAGAGACCTTCCGTAAAATCGTTGAATCTGTATACGCCGTTGTTATGCGAATTGTAACTTTGGTGCTGAGGCTGACACCTTACGGGATTCTGGCGCTTATCACCAATGTAGTGGCGACGACGAACCCGCAAGAAATTCTGAAACTGATCAAGTTCGTCGGCGCTTCCTATGTAGCTCTGATCGTGATGTTCATTATTCATTTAATTATACTGGCACTCTTCGGATACAATCCGATTCAGTACGTAAGAAAAGTATTCCCGACACTGGTCTTCGCGTTCACATCCCGTTCTAGTATTGCTACCATTCCGCTGAACGTGGAGACTCAGACGAAGCGTCTGGGTGTGCCTGAGGGGGTTGCCAACTTGTCGGCTTCGTTCGGCTCGATGATCGGGCAGAACGGATGCGCCGGGATCTATCCGGCGATGCTGGCGGTAATGATCGCACCGACGGTAGGTATTAATCCAATGAGCTGGGATTTCATCATTACCTTGATTCTTGTTGTAGTGATCAGTTCGTTCGGTGTTGCTGGCGTTGGTGGTGGAGCTACCTTTGCTTCGCTGATCGTATTGTCGACGATGAACTTGCCTGTAGGTCTGGCGGGTCTGTTGATCTCCGTTGAACCGTTGATCGACATGGGCCGTACCACACTGAACGTCAACGATTCGATCGTAGCCGGGGTTGTCACCGGCAAGGTGCTTGGCGAGAACGATAAAGACGTGTTCAAGCAAAATGTAGAATTGGATGCTGTGCAAGCATAA
- a CDS encoding prepilin-type N-terminal cleavage/methylation domain-containing protein, which yields MRNLAQRFKNEDGLTLVELLAAIALSALLLMLVSTVLTTSLMAYGRINHETELRNQAVTLSSSLQAKLKNATKITDRDAVGPLDKFQAEVLTDVLSGSTQPVAVRLNDGNLYVNGSQMNDDGLSLAGSFFVKDTAGLQLHLKFRLINAPNVEPLYLFVSIKFIS from the coding sequence ATGAGAAACCTAGCGCAACGGTTCAAGAATGAGGACGGTCTGACCCTTGTCGAGCTGCTCGCCGCGATCGCCTTATCCGCACTGCTGCTCATGCTAGTCTCTACAGTTCTTACCACCTCCCTGATGGCCTATGGGCGCATCAATCATGAGACTGAACTACGCAACCAAGCTGTTACACTTAGCTCTAGTCTGCAGGCCAAGCTGAAGAATGCAACCAAGATCACCGATAGGGACGCGGTTGGACCACTGGACAAGTTCCAGGCTGAAGTGTTGACCGATGTGCTCAGCGGAAGTACTCAGCCCGTTGCTGTTCGGCTTAACGATGGAAATCTGTATGTGAATGGTTCCCAGATGAATGATGATGGCTTGTCGCTGGCCGGTTCTTTCTTTGTAAAAGATACTGCCGGACTCCAGCTCCATCTGAAATTTCGGCTTATTAATGCGCCTAATGTCGAACCCCTTTATTTATTCGTCTCGATCAAATTCATATCATGA
- a CDS encoding type IV pilus modification PilV family protein — MGIARKCCMSCRSALAREDGLTLIEVAAALVILSLISLYFLSYFTNSAAQSKLINQQLSATHLANAKLHETQSMAFDQLQQYANSGSSLPEQAEDIYSIQTIVSSSYPEYPFNSDFLYITVTVYWSKDPDHPEQYRHQISLVGAARRDYQQNGGAQT; from the coding sequence ATGGGTATTGCCCGCAAATGCTGCATGTCCTGTCGCAGCGCGCTCGCGCGCGAGGATGGACTGACTCTGATTGAGGTAGCGGCTGCACTGGTCATCCTCTCACTGATCAGCCTATACTTCCTGTCTTACTTCACGAACAGCGCCGCACAGAGCAAGCTCATCAACCAACAGCTATCGGCCACTCACCTCGCCAATGCCAAGCTGCATGAAACTCAGTCCATGGCTTTTGACCAGCTGCAACAATATGCTAACTCCGGCAGTTCTCTGCCCGAGCAAGCTGAAGATATCTATTCCATTCAAACCATAGTAAGCTCGTCCTACCCCGAGTATCCATTCAATTCCGACTTCCTGTACATCACAGTCACCGTATATTGGTCCAAAGATCCGGATCATCCAGAGCAATACAGGCATCAGATCTCACTGGTTGGCGCCGCCAGACGGGATTACCAGCAGAACGGAGGTGCCCAGACATGA
- a CDS encoding GspE/PulE family protein, which yields MQMFKKRLGELLLESEIITEAELQAALEEQRHSRKKLGDILLSQGVMTEHQLIEVLEFQLGIPHVTLSRYQIDSKLAQIVPEGLARRYHVLPIRADGRKLMIAMTDPLDLLVIDDLRMSTGFTIEPAIISQGELQLGIARLYGLQNSMNEMINDISSGDGHIEVEESSITDEDSPVVRLVQQMIEQAVRLGASDIHVDPMETQVAIRYRIDGMLRNERSIPKAMQGVVTARLKIMGNLNIAERRLPQDGRIKLSVDGKGIDIRLSSLPTVHGEKIVMRLLDTTSGIKGIEKLGMTKHNLELFRRMIEKQHGIVLLTGPTGSGKTTTLYSALQHLNQEQTNIITVEDPVEYMLEGVNQMQVNTGAGLTFAKGLRSILRQDPNIIMVGEIRDFETAEIAIRASLTGHLVFSTLHTNDAVSTVVRLRDMGLEPYLISSSLIGVVAQRLVRCICPDCRTAYSPDLQERIYLERIGVQADTLYRGTGCGTCGKSGYRGRMAVHEVLYLDDELRAAIVNGVPIQQLRRYSSERGMKPLFEDGLLKMQEGKTTLQEILRETGEEEEVSGN from the coding sequence ATGCAGATGTTCAAAAAAAGGCTTGGCGAGCTTCTCTTAGAGTCTGAGATTATAACGGAAGCGGAGTTGCAGGCTGCACTGGAGGAACAACGGCATTCCCGAAAGAAGCTCGGTGATATTCTGTTGTCGCAGGGCGTTATGACAGAACATCAATTGATCGAGGTGCTTGAATTTCAACTGGGAATTCCTCATGTGACACTATCGCGGTATCAAATCGATTCTAAGCTGGCCCAGATTGTGCCCGAGGGTCTGGCCAGACGGTATCATGTATTGCCGATCAGAGCGGATGGACGCAAGCTGATGATTGCAATGACGGACCCGCTTGATTTGCTCGTGATTGATGATCTACGGATGAGCACCGGCTTTACGATCGAGCCGGCGATTATATCGCAGGGCGAGCTGCAACTCGGGATCGCCAGATTATACGGCCTGCAGAACTCCATGAATGAGATGATCAATGACATTAGCAGCGGGGACGGCCATATCGAAGTGGAAGAATCGTCTATTACCGATGAGGATTCCCCGGTCGTACGGCTGGTGCAGCAGATGATTGAACAAGCCGTTCGGCTTGGTGCAAGCGATATTCATGTTGATCCGATGGAGACGCAAGTGGCGATCCGCTACCGGATCGATGGCATGCTGCGCAATGAGCGATCCATTCCGAAGGCGATGCAGGGAGTGGTCACGGCACGGCTCAAAATTATGGGCAATCTGAATATCGCCGAACGCCGACTGCCTCAGGACGGACGGATTAAGCTGTCTGTTGACGGGAAAGGAATCGATATTCGCTTGTCCTCACTGCCGACAGTGCATGGAGAGAAGATCGTGATGCGTCTTCTGGACACCACATCCGGGATCAAGGGCATCGAGAAGCTTGGTATGACGAAGCACAATCTGGAGCTGTTCAGACGGATGATCGAGAAGCAGCATGGCATCGTGCTGTTAACCGGACCAACGGGCAGCGGCAAGACGACGACGCTCTATTCCGCGCTGCAGCATTTGAATCAGGAGCAGACCAACATTATTACCGTTGAGGATCCTGTCGAGTACATGCTGGAGGGCGTGAACCAGATGCAGGTGAATACGGGGGCTGGTCTGACCTTCGCCAAGGGGCTTCGCTCTATCTTGCGCCAGGACCCCAACATTATCATGGTCGGTGAGATCCGCGACTTCGAGACAGCCGAGATCGCGATCCGTGCTTCATTAACTGGTCACTTAGTATTCTCGACATTACATACGAACGATGCCGTCAGCACGGTAGTCCGCCTTAGGGATATGGGGCTTGAACCGTATTTGATATCCTCCTCATTAATTGGAGTCGTAGCCCAGAGGCTAGTCAGATGTATTTGCCCTGATTGCCGAACGGCGTATTCTCCGGATCTGCAGGAGAGGATCTATCTTGAACGTATTGGCGTTCAGGCCGATACGTTGTATCGCGGGACAGGCTGTGGAACATGCGGCAAGAGCGGGTACAGAGGAAGAATGGCTGTCCATGAGGTGTTGTATCTGGATGATGAGCTACGGGCTGCGATCGTGAACGGTGTTCCGATTCAACAGCTGCGCCGCTATTCGTCGGAACGGGGGATGAAGCCATTGTTCGAAGATGGCCTTCTCAAAATGCAGGAAGGTAAGACAACGCTGCAGGAAATACTTCGGGAGACCGGAGAGGAAGAGGAGGTGAGCGGAAATTGA
- a CDS encoding type IV pilus twitching motility protein PilT, translating into MKTAEVYFVDLLRQAFDSGASDLHLTVNSPPVLRIDGQLHRLDDEPLVPLQLEEFTKSMLNEAQYEKFSVRGELDFSYGIPGLSRFRINVYRQRGSVGIAARVISPTVPSFESLKLPPVLLKLAQKPQGLFLVTGPTGSGKSTTLASLIDHVNRLKRKHIVTLEDPIEYLHRHDQSIINQREVGLDTTSFGEGLRAALRQDPDMIMVGEMRDPETIRTAITAAETGHLVFATLHTSDAPQTIDRIIDAFPPEQQGQIRIQLAATLLVVLSQRLLPSRNGKGRVCATELLLNTPAVGNLIRTEKVHQIKSVMQTNHQLGMHTLDMSLQELLRLNLIDEVSAKPYLAEGHI; encoded by the coding sequence TTGAAGACCGCTGAGGTTTATTTCGTCGATCTGTTGCGCCAGGCATTTGATAGCGGTGCATCCGATCTTCATTTAACGGTCAATTCCCCCCCGGTCCTGCGTATTGACGGACAGCTTCACCGCCTGGATGATGAGCCGCTGGTCCCATTGCAGCTGGAGGAGTTCACCAAGTCGATGCTAAATGAGGCGCAATATGAGAAATTCTCAGTCAGAGGCGAGTTGGACTTCTCATATGGGATACCTGGGCTATCTCGGTTTCGGATTAATGTCTATCGTCAGCGTGGGTCGGTCGGCATTGCGGCCCGGGTGATCTCTCCAACGGTCCCCTCTTTCGAGTCTTTGAAGCTGCCGCCGGTGCTGCTGAAGCTGGCGCAGAAGCCGCAGGGGCTATTCCTTGTGACAGGGCCTACAGGCAGCGGCAAATCTACGACATTAGCTTCGTTGATTGACCATGTGAACAGGTTGAAGAGGAAGCATATCGTTACGCTGGAGGACCCGATTGAGTATTTGCATCGTCATGATCAATCGATCATTAATCAGCGTGAGGTTGGTCTTGACACTACATCCTTCGGCGAAGGGCTGAGGGCTGCGCTCAGACAGGATCCTGACATGATTATGGTCGGCGAGATGCGTGATCCTGAGACGATTCGTACAGCAATCACCGCAGCCGAGACCGGCCATCTCGTATTCGCCACCCTTCATACCTCCGATGCTCCGCAGACGATCGATCGGATTATCGATGCCTTCCCACCGGAGCAACAGGGACAGATTCGAATTCAATTGGCGGCAACATTGTTAGTTGTACTGTCACAGCGTCTGCTGCCGTCGCGTAATGGAAAGGGGCGGGTATGCGCGACCGAACTGTTGCTCAATACGCCTGCTGTCGGCAACTTGATCCGTACAGAGAAGGTGCATCAGATCAAGAGTGTGATGCAGACGAACCACCAGCTTGGCATGCATACACTGGATATGAGCTTACAAGAACTGCTACGGCTCAACCTGATCGATGAAGTTTCAGCCAAGCCGTATCTAGCAGAAGGACATATTTAA
- a CDS encoding type II secretion system F family protein: MPQYAYRGKDIVSGRSCRGVIQAIDRSSALAELKQQYVVTDIQEQRETVWNKEFYIGSPVKNEQFVVFCRQFATMIRAGISIVEATNVLAAQCESKPLAKTLHEVNAELRKGNTFSGAISAYPRIFPPIFVHMIRAGEESGSMEDTLERLAVYFERAYFTREKVKSAMTYPAIVSIMAVFVVIFLLKFIIPRFQTMFTQLGGDLPAITRFTLSLSRSIEERWYIWLMVMVWIVAVIYLLLRWERGAYAWDYIKLKVPVFGLLNRKSAIAQMTRTLSSLYASAVPVLQSLAIVEKVVGNKVIGATIHECQISLRQGRPLSEQLKQSWIFPPLVTQLILVGEETGSIDTMLGKVADFYESDVENSVDKLKQLIEPIMIVLLAGVVGFIMASIMIPMLSLYGNIS; the protein is encoded by the coding sequence ATGCCGCAGTATGCATATCGTGGGAAGGATATTGTATCAGGGCGCAGCTGCCGCGGCGTCATCCAGGCGATTGACCGCAGCAGCGCTCTAGCCGAGCTGAAGCAGCAGTATGTCGTGACGGATATTCAGGAGCAGCGGGAGACCGTATGGAACAAAGAGTTCTACATCGGCAGCCCGGTCAAGAATGAGCAGTTCGTCGTATTCTGCCGCCAATTTGCAACGATGATCCGCGCTGGCATATCGATTGTTGAGGCGACGAACGTGCTGGCAGCACAATGCGAGAGCAAGCCCCTGGCCAAGACGCTGCACGAGGTGAATGCGGAGCTTCGCAAGGGCAATACATTCTCTGGTGCGATCTCTGCTTATCCGCGCATATTTCCCCCGATATTTGTCCATATGATCCGGGCCGGGGAAGAATCGGGCAGTATGGAGGATACGTTGGAGCGGTTGGCCGTCTATTTTGAACGAGCGTATTTTACCCGGGAGAAGGTAAAATCGGCGATGACCTATCCGGCCATCGTCAGCATAATGGCCGTGTTCGTAGTGATTTTTCTACTGAAATTTATTATTCCGCGCTTCCAGACGATGTTCACTCAGCTTGGCGGTGATCTGCCAGCGATTACCCGCTTCACTCTCTCGCTGAGCCGAAGCATTGAGGAGCGCTGGTACATTTGGCTAATGGTCATGGTCTGGATTGTAGCTGTTATATATTTATTGCTCCGTTGGGAACGAGGCGCCTATGCTTGGGATTATATCAAGCTGAAAGTGCCGGTGTTTGGCCTGCTGAATCGTAAGAGCGCTATCGCTCAAATGACGCGCACCCTGTCTTCGCTCTATGCAAGCGCGGTGCCGGTGTTACAATCTTTGGCCATCGTGGAGAAGGTGGTCGGCAACAAGGTAATTGGGGCGACGATTCACGAATGCCAAATCTCGCTTCGACAGGGTCGTCCGCTCTCGGAGCAGCTTAAGCAATCCTGGATCTTCCCTCCGCTCGTCACCCAACTGATCCTAGTCGGTGAAGAGACCGGCTCGATCGATACGATGCTGGGCAAGGTGGCCGACTTCTATGAGAGTGATGTCGAGAATAGCGTGGACAAGCTCAAGCAGCTGATCGAACCGATTATGATCGTCCTTCTGGCCGGTGTCGTAGGCTTCATTATGGCGTCCATCATGATCCCAATGCTGAGCCTTTATGGAAATATAAGCTAG
- a CDS encoding prepilin-type N-terminal cleavage/methylation domain-containing protein: MTALIQRLRKEEKGLTLIELLAVIVIIGIIAAIAVPLITGMLNNTKENARMATANQLFEAAKLRSIAKNNGELKDQHSLQQLVGDGYIQAGLTDPKTGKAFAAGTLVNLGNITSGNVVTLIVDGETLNYTVDQLTKSTETAKAPEGEG; the protein is encoded by the coding sequence ATGACTGCACTTATCCAACGTTTGAGAAAAGAAGAGAAGGGGCTTACACTCATCGAATTGCTGGCTGTTATTGTTATTATCGGGATTATTGCGGCTATCGCCGTACCGCTCATCACAGGGATGCTGAACAATACGAAGGAGAACGCCCGGATGGCGACGGCTAATCAGTTGTTCGAGGCCGCCAAGCTGCGGTCGATTGCAAAAAATAATGGGGAGTTGAAGGATCAGCACAGTTTGCAGCAATTAGTAGGTGATGGATACATTCAGGCGGGATTGACAGATCCAAAGACAGGCAAAGCCTTTGCCGCCGGGACCTTAGTTAATTTAGGCAATATTACATCAGGGAATGTTGTGACGCTTATTGTTGACGGAGAGACACTCAACTACACTGTGGACCAATTAACGAAGAGCACTGAAACCGCCAAAGCCCCTGAAGGCGAGGGCTAA
- a CDS encoding prepilin peptidase → MLFALMYMRFGFTGAWGIGLLLSALSVLVTYTDLAARIIPNGIVLLFGGALLVAAPFISGEPLWVHLLGLVCGGLLLLLLSALTLGRGVGMGDVKLLCILGAVVGFPGVLILLFLASLLGMSVGLTQMIWRGRGHRTIAFGPYLTAAALIVHAYGKEIIHWYMTSVVHL, encoded by the coding sequence GTGCTGTTCGCCCTCATGTACATGCGCTTCGGCTTCACCGGCGCATGGGGCATCGGACTGCTACTGTCCGCGCTGTCCGTATTGGTGACCTACACCGATCTCGCGGCGCGGATTATACCGAACGGGATCGTGTTGCTCTTTGGCGGCGCTCTGCTCGTCGCTGCGCCGTTCATAAGCGGTGAACCGCTCTGGGTTCACCTGCTCGGTCTAGTCTGCGGCGGCTTGCTGCTTCTGCTGCTGTCTGCACTAACCCTTGGCCGCGGCGTAGGGATGGGTGATGTCAAGCTGCTGTGCATTCTCGGCGCAGTTGTCGGATTCCCCGGCGTTCTGATCTTGCTATTCTTAGCTAGCCTGCTCGGCATGAGCGTCGGTCTGACGCAGATGATCTGGCGCGGCCGAGGGCATCGTACAATAGCCTTCGGCCCCTATCTGACTGCGGCGGCCCTGATAGTGCATGCCTACGGAAAGGAGATCATCCATTGGTATATGACAAGCGTAGTTCATCTATAA
- the pilM gene encoding type IV pilus biogenesis protein PilM, with translation MVYDKRSSSIINRWTRPAGVGVTVEEEGVRFVQIDHKLGTVTACDFLPLPSLINEEGWPELTVHLHTLQAWLERYRLSGSKAHLAAPTAQSFIRILRVPKVRPRQQRQVTALEIEGSLRFPFEQPIIDYHWIDERPEDLEKGMQPTFVAAVPRPLIVEMVDVLGAVGLHIESVDLGAIALSRILQRQNRLEQECVMVIFFKEKEAEVYLYNRGIPDFIRTFSLEQVSEDSLNNWRYSEIVSSVTRIINFYEYTLHEGGERISTIILAGSAPDKETIKQQLNTAFGQVNVLELDVQEYFTAVSSDCQDSYAIALGLALKGARQS, from the coding sequence TTGGTATATGACAAGCGTAGTTCATCTATAATTAATCGCTGGACACGACCGGCTGGGGTCGGAGTTACAGTGGAGGAGGAGGGCGTCCGCTTCGTCCAAATTGATCATAAGCTGGGTACCGTGACGGCTTGCGATTTCCTGCCTCTACCTTCGTTGATCAATGAGGAGGGCTGGCCTGAATTAACAGTTCATCTCCATACGCTGCAGGCTTGGCTGGAGCGTTATCGACTAAGCGGCAGCAAGGCGCATCTTGCCGCGCCGACTGCGCAGTCCTTCATCCGTATCCTTCGTGTCCCTAAGGTAAGACCACGACAGCAGAGGCAGGTAACGGCGCTTGAGATAGAGGGAAGTCTCCGCTTTCCTTTTGAACAGCCGATTATAGATTACCATTGGATTGATGAACGGCCTGAGGATTTGGAGAAGGGCATGCAGCCTACGTTCGTCGCCGCTGTTCCGCGTCCGCTCATCGTGGAGATGGTTGATGTTCTTGGAGCTGTCGGACTCCACATTGAATCGGTGGATCTTGGTGCTATCGCTTTATCGCGGATTTTACAACGCCAGAATCGATTGGAGCAGGAGTGTGTAATGGTGATTTTCTTTAAAGAAAAGGAAGCGGAGGTGTATTTATATAATCGTGGAATCCCTGACTTCATTCGTACATTTTCTCTGGAACAGGTGTCAGAGGATAGTCTGAATAACTGGCGGTATAGTGAGATTGTCTCATCGGTTACGCGGATTATCAATTTCTACGAATATACTTTACATGAAGGCGGGGAACGAATTTCCACAATTATTCTGGCTGGATCTGCTCCTGACAAGGAAACGATCAAACAACAGCTGAATACGGCCTTTGGTCAGGTTAATGTATTGGAATTGGATGTTCAGGAGTATTTTACAGCCGTGTCCTCGGATTGCCAGGATAGCTATGCTATAGCACTTGGGTTGGCGCTAAAGGGGGCGAGGCAATCGTGA
- a CDS encoding NfeD family protein — MRRFAAVLVYTSINTRKGGVSVRMDAWVLWLIAAGVLLVFEMMTLTFYVLWLCIGAVVAAVVGWIAPDAYILQVLAGCVVAIVLTIFTKPLSRKIRNSSKGYEDTGTELAGKQGVVVEPIEEGQFGIVKIGGDTWSATSVRSLKKDELVRVLKRSSTIIEVERWEDFT, encoded by the coding sequence ATGAGACGCTTTGCCGCTGTTCTCGTATATACTAGTATTAATACGCGGAAAGGTGGTGTATCTGTCAGAATGGATGCATGGGTGCTTTGGCTAATTGCCGCAGGAGTATTACTCGTATTTGAAATGATGACGCTGACATTCTACGTGCTCTGGTTATGTATTGGTGCAGTAGTCGCAGCGGTTGTCGGCTGGATAGCTCCAGATGCTTATATCCTGCAAGTTCTAGCAGGCTGTGTAGTGGCTATTGTGCTTACGATCTTTACTAAGCCATTATCGCGAAAAATTCGTAATTCATCCAAGGGGTATGAGGATACCGGTACAGAACTGGCAGGTAAGCAGGGAGTCGTTGTTGAACCTATTGAAGAGGGACAGTTCGGAATCGTGAAGATTGGCGGAGACACCTGGAGTGCTACATCAGTGCGTTCTCTGAAGAAGGATGAACTGGTTCGGGTGCTGAAGCGAAGCAGTACAATTATTGAAGTAGAAAGATGGGAGGATTTCACTTAA